A genomic region of Mycolicibacterium poriferae contains the following coding sequences:
- the dapF gene encoding diaminopimelate epimerase, protein MKFAKGHGTENDFVILVDEPADIALVPSAVAALCDRRRGLGADGVLRVTTAGALLSAGVLERLPDGVSAEDWFMDYRNADGSSAQMCGNGVRVFAHYLWAAGLERRREFVVGSLAGPRPVELRAVDATFADVSVEMGKANQFGTGTAVVGGRTFTGLAVDVGNPHLACVDAALTADELASLDVAAPVRFDTDQFPDGVNIEVLTAAVDGVATMRVHERGVGETRSCGTGTVAAAVAALAHRGDATGALQVRIPGGQVTVTVTDASSFLRGPSVLVAQGELAQEWWQAQQTLNEVHEQ, encoded by the coding sequence GTGAAGTTCGCCAAAGGGCACGGCACGGAGAACGACTTCGTCATCCTGGTCGACGAGCCCGCCGACATCGCACTGGTGCCGTCCGCGGTGGCCGCCCTGTGCGATCGCCGACGGGGGTTGGGCGCCGACGGCGTGCTTCGCGTCACCACGGCCGGTGCGTTGCTGTCGGCCGGTGTCCTCGAGCGCCTGCCCGACGGCGTCTCCGCCGAAGACTGGTTCATGGACTACCGCAACGCCGACGGGTCGTCGGCGCAGATGTGCGGCAACGGGGTGCGGGTCTTCGCCCACTACCTGTGGGCGGCCGGGCTGGAGCGCCGCCGCGAGTTCGTGGTCGGCTCCCTGGCCGGGCCCCGGCCGGTCGAACTGCGTGCCGTTGACGCGACGTTCGCCGACGTCAGCGTCGAGATGGGCAAGGCCAACCAGTTCGGCACCGGTACCGCCGTGGTGGGCGGGCGCACGTTCACCGGTCTGGCGGTCGACGTCGGCAACCCGCACCTGGCCTGCGTGGACGCCGCCCTGACCGCTGACGAGCTGGCCTCACTCGACGTCGCAGCGCCCGTGCGCTTCGACACCGATCAGTTTCCCGACGGCGTCAACATCGAGGTCCTCACCGCCGCCGTGGACGGTGTGGCCACGATGCGGGTCCACGAGCGCGGCGTCGGCGAGACGCGCTCCTGCGGTACCGGAACGGTCGCCGCGGCTGTCGCGGCGCTGGCTCATCGCGGGGACGCCACCGGGGCGCTGCAGGTGCGCATTCCCGGGGGACAGGTCACCGTCACGGTCACCGACGCCAGCAGTTTTCTGCGGGGTCCGTCCGTGCTCGTCGCGCAGGGAGAACTCGCCCAGGAATGGTGGCAGGCCCAGCAGACGTTAAACGAGGTGCATGAACAGTGA
- the hflX gene encoding GTPase HflX, whose translation MTHPDFVHHTPSAGELALDDRTALRRVAGLSTELADISEVEYRQLRLERVVLVGVWTEGSAADADASLAELAALAETAGSEVLEGVIQRRDRPDPATYIGSGKAAELRDIVAATGADTIICDGELSPAQLTALEKIVKVKVIDRTALILDIFAQHATSREGKAQVALAQMEYMLPRLRGWGESMSRQAGGRAGGAGGGVGTRGPGETKIETDRRRIRERMAKLRRDIRAMKQVRDTQRSRRVASDVPAVAIVGYTNAGKSSLLNALTGAGVLVENALFATLEPTTRRGEFADGRPFVLTDTVGFVRHLPTQLVEAFRSTLEEVVGAELLVHVVDGSDVNPLAQINAVRQVVNEVVAEYGIAPPPELLVVNKIDAADGLTLAHLRRALPDAVFVSARTGDGLGRLQSRMAELVEPRDTVVDVTIPYSRGELVNRIHAEGRVDAVEHTETGTRIKGRVPMSLAAGLADFATF comes from the coding sequence ATGACCCACCCCGATTTCGTCCACCACACCCCCAGCGCCGGTGAGCTGGCGCTCGACGACCGCACCGCACTGCGCCGAGTGGCCGGCTTGTCCACCGAGTTGGCCGACATCTCCGAGGTCGAGTACCGCCAGCTACGTCTGGAACGCGTCGTGCTCGTCGGCGTGTGGACCGAGGGCAGCGCAGCCGACGCCGACGCCAGCCTCGCCGAATTGGCGGCGTTGGCCGAGACTGCAGGCTCCGAGGTGCTCGAAGGCGTGATCCAGCGTCGCGACCGGCCCGACCCCGCCACCTATATCGGCTCCGGCAAAGCCGCCGAATTGCGCGACATCGTCGCCGCCACGGGCGCCGACACCATCATCTGCGACGGTGAACTCAGCCCGGCCCAGCTCACCGCGCTGGAGAAGATCGTCAAGGTCAAGGTCATCGACCGGACCGCGCTGATCCTCGACATCTTCGCCCAGCACGCGACCAGCCGCGAAGGCAAGGCGCAAGTGGCGCTGGCCCAGATGGAGTACATGCTGCCCAGGCTGCGCGGCTGGGGCGAGTCGATGTCGCGGCAGGCCGGCGGCCGTGCAGGCGGAGCCGGCGGTGGGGTGGGTACCCGCGGCCCGGGTGAGACCAAGATCGAGACCGACCGCCGCCGCATCCGCGAACGAATGGCCAAGCTGCGCCGCGACATTCGTGCGATGAAGCAGGTCCGCGACACCCAGCGCAGTCGCCGCGTCGCCAGCGACGTCCCGGCGGTGGCGATCGTCGGTTACACCAACGCCGGCAAGTCCAGCCTGCTCAACGCTCTGACCGGTGCGGGCGTACTGGTCGAGAACGCGTTGTTCGCCACGCTCGAACCGACCACGCGCCGTGGGGAATTCGCCGATGGCAGGCCATTCGTGTTGACCGACACGGTCGGCTTCGTGCGTCACCTGCCCACCCAGCTGGTCGAGGCGTTCCGATCGACGCTCGAAGAGGTCGTCGGCGCCGAACTGCTCGTCCACGTGGTCGATGGCTCGGATGTGAACCCGTTGGCCCAGATCAATGCGGTACGCCAGGTGGTCAACGAGGTGGTGGCCGAGTACGGCATCGCACCACCGCCAGAACTGTTGGTGGTCAACAAGATCGACGCAGCCGACGGGCTCACGCTGGCTCATCTGCGGCGGGCGCTGCCCGATGCGGTGTTCGTGTCGGCGCGCACCGGCGACGGCCTGGGGCGGTTGCAGTCCCGGATGGCGGAGTTGGTCGAGCCGCGCGACACAGTGGTGGATGTCACCATCCCGTACAGCCGTGGGGAACTCGTCAACCGGATCCACGCCGAAGGACGTGTGGACGCCGTCGAACACACCGAGACCGGTACCCGGATCAAAGGGCGCGTGCCGATGTCGCTGGCGGCGGGCCTCGCGGACTTCGCGACATTCTGA
- a CDS encoding DEAD/DEAH box helicase has translation MTTHTFADLGVPAPLVRALAANDITTPFPIQAATLPDSLSGRDVLGRGKTGSGKTLAFSIPLVAALSEHRSRPNRPTGLVLAPTRELATQITAVLQPLASASGLSVTTIFGGVSQNKQVAALRAGADIVVACPGRLEDLMRQKLITLDDVVTTVLDEADHMADLGFLPGVTRILAATPAGGQRLLFSATLDNGVDKLVRRFLADPVVHSVDEVSAPPAAMTHHVFHVGGAQAKKELVHLLASGTGRRILFMRTKHQARKLAKQLTESGVPSVDLHGNLSQPARDRNLAAFSSGSARVLVATDIAARGVHVDGVELVVHVDPPMEHKAYLHRSGRTARAGSDGDVVTVVLPEQRRDTQHLLRKAGISVRPQEVTAESAQVQALVGDIAPLRAPAPNPAPAAKNSGGAPRTSGPRRNGGGRRRRPRNTGARAATATS, from the coding sequence ATGACCACCCACACCTTCGCAGATCTCGGCGTGCCCGCACCTCTGGTGCGCGCACTGGCCGCCAACGACATCACCACACCGTTTCCCATCCAGGCCGCGACGCTGCCCGATTCGCTGTCGGGCCGTGACGTGCTCGGCCGCGGTAAGACCGGCAGCGGCAAGACGCTGGCGTTCTCGATACCGCTGGTGGCCGCACTGAGCGAACACCGCAGCCGGCCGAATCGACCCACCGGCCTCGTGCTGGCCCCCACCCGGGAACTGGCCACCCAGATCACCGCTGTGCTGCAGCCGTTGGCTTCGGCGAGCGGGTTGAGTGTGACCACCATCTTCGGCGGGGTCTCCCAGAACAAGCAGGTCGCCGCGTTGCGCGCGGGCGCCGACATCGTCGTGGCATGCCCGGGGCGCCTCGAGGATTTGATGCGTCAGAAGCTGATCACGCTCGACGACGTCGTCACAACCGTGCTCGACGAGGCTGACCACATGGCCGATCTCGGCTTCCTGCCCGGTGTCACCCGCATCCTGGCGGCCACCCCGGCAGGCGGACAACGGCTGCTGTTCTCGGCCACGCTGGACAACGGCGTCGACAAGCTGGTGCGGCGCTTCCTCGCCGACCCCGTCGTGCACTCGGTCGACGAGGTCAGCGCTCCGCCGGCAGCCATGACCCACCACGTCTTCCACGTCGGGGGAGCCCAGGCCAAGAAGGAGCTGGTGCACCTGTTGGCCTCGGGGACCGGGCGCCGAATTCTGTTCATGCGCACCAAGCATCAGGCGCGCAAGCTCGCCAAGCAGCTCACCGAATCGGGAGTGCCGTCGGTGGATCTGCACGGCAACCTCTCCCAGCCCGCCCGGGACCGCAACCTGGCAGCGTTCAGCAGCGGGTCGGCACGGGTTCTGGTGGCCACCGACATCGCGGCCCGCGGAGTTCACGTCGACGGCGTGGAGTTGGTGGTGCATGTCGACCCTCCGATGGAGCACAAGGCCTATCTGCACCGGTCGGGGCGCACCGCGCGTGCCGGCAGCGACGGTGACGTCGTCACCGTGGTGCTGCCCGAGCAGCGCCGAGACACTCAGCACCTGCTGCGTAAGGCCGGGATCTCGGTGCGTCCGCAGGAGGTCACGGCCGAGTCCGCACAGGTGCAGGCGCTCGTCGGCGACATCGCGCCGCTGCGCGCCCCCGCACCGAATCCCGCTCCTGCGGCGAAGAACTCCGGCGGTGCGCCGCGCACGTCCGGTCCGCGCCGAAACGGCGGTGGCCGCCGGCGTCGGCCGCGTAACACCGGGGCGCGGGCGGCGACCGCCACCTCGTAG